One Cellulomonas sp. WB94 genomic window, ACGCCCGCCGGGAACCGGTGACCGATGCGCCTACGATGGGCGCAGTGCTCGAAGCGATGACGCGGGAGGTCGCAGGTGTCGGTGGTGCGGTGGCGTACAGGTAGGCAGGGTCAGGTGCGTGGACTCGTCGTCGGCGGTGCCCTCGTGGCGGTCACGGTGCTGGCCGGGTGCTCGGGTCAGCCCGGCGCCGCAGCGCTCGTGGACGGGACGGCGATCTCGGTGGCCGACGTGCAGACCGCGACGACCGAGCTCGCGCCGCTCTACCAGGGTGTGACGCCGGCAGCGGTGCTGCAGGTCCTCGTCCACGAGCGCGCGACGACGGCTGTGGCGTCCGAGCAGGGCGTCGGGGTGAACGACCAGCAGGCCGCCGACGCTCTCAACGCCATCGGCGCCCAGCTGCCGGCGGTCGGCGAGCGGACCTACTCCGCCCCGACGCTCGCGGTCGAGCGCTACCTCATGGCCAACACGCTGCTGCAGGGTCTCGAGACGGCCGACGCGATCGGCACGGAGCTGCAGGAGCGGATCGCGGCGCAGAAGGTCGAGATCAGCCCGCGGTTCGGGACGCTCGCCGACGGCGCCACGATCACCGACACGGTCCACCCGTGGCTCGTCGCACCGACGGCCGGTTGAGCCCGGCGACGACCATTCCCGGCGAGGGCATCCAGGCTCTCGTCGAGGTCATGGACCGCCTGCGGTCGCCCGGTGGGTGCCCGTGGGACGCGCGCCAGACGCACGCCTCGCTCGTGCCGTACGCGCTCGAGGAGGCGTACGAGGTCGCCGAGGCGATCGAGTCCGGCGACCGCTCCGCCATGCGCGAGGAGCTCGGCGACCTCCTGCTGCAGGTCGTGTTCCACGCGCGGATCGCCCAGGAGTCCCCGACCGACCCGTTCGACCTCGACGACGTGGCGCGCGCGATCACCGCGAAGCTCGTGCGCCGGCACCCGCACGTGTTCGAGCGCGTGGTGTCCGGGGCCGGCGGCGCGCCCTCGGTCGACGCGACCGGTGCGGACCTCGAGGACCTGCACGTGCAGTGGGACCGGATCAAGGGTCACGAGAAGCAGCGCGAGTCGGTGCTCGACGGGATCCCGGCCGCCCAGAGTGCGCTCGCGCGCGGGCAGAAGGTGCTCGCGCGGGCACGGCGGGCCGGCCTCCAGTCGAGTGGTGACCTCACGCAGGTGGCACCGCCCCGGGGGCCGGACGGCACGGATGGTCCCGACGGCACGGATGGTCCCGACGGCGGGGGTGCCGTGGCGTGGACCGAGGCCGAGGTCGGAAGGCGGCTGCTCGAGCTCGTGGCAGCGGCCGACGAGGTCGGTGTCGACGCCGAGTCGGCGCTGCGCAACGCCGTGCGGGCCGTCGAGGCGGACGTCCGCGTCGCTGAACAGGACGCTCGGGACCAAGGTCCGGCAAATCGACCCCCCGGCATCGTCACCATTTCACCTGGAGAGCCGACGGCTGCTCCGAGGACCGAGCGAGGAAGCGAGGACCGATGACGGCCACACTGACGGT contains:
- a CDS encoding MazG family protein produces the protein MARRTDGRLSPATTIPGEGIQALVEVMDRLRSPGGCPWDARQTHASLVPYALEEAYEVAEAIESGDRSAMREELGDLLLQVVFHARIAQESPTDPFDLDDVARAITAKLVRRHPHVFERVVSGAGGAPSVDATGADLEDLHVQWDRIKGHEKQRESVLDGIPAAQSALARGQKVLARARRAGLQSSGDLTQVAPPRGPDGTDGPDGTDGPDGGGAVAWTEAEVGRRLLELVAAADEVGVDAESALRNAVRAVEADVRVAEQDARDQGPANRPPGIVTISPGEPTAAPRTERGSEDR